From Scomber scombrus chromosome 6, fScoSco1.1, whole genome shotgun sequence, the proteins below share one genomic window:
- the tmem231 gene encoding transmembrane protein 231 — MAFYEVYSHPALIRYKTSVCTKASLFLVAVLCLTYISPLLVAYRSQGFWLKRSTYEEQPVVRFQYESLLVAATSTQGDYVAWSTFPHLNNMLGANLRIPAVSVREEDQNQDGKLDRLIFQLQLPLKPEEQVYSVQLLLTFSYQLFRMSTVAMQSLAYVQHSSSVPGAKLLISGDLRLQQRTPLPHRGLYDIYNVSVIDGSSPFASAYELDNIIRSYQERNLTTVLSCPTPVWTVGRAAGSPFQLNAEIRYPMEVISYRPGFWETIKFAWIQYVSVLLIFLWVFERIQKFVFQNQVLTTVPIPVGKPHMS; from the exons ATGGCTTTCTATGAAGTCTATTCACACCCTGCTTTGATTCGGTACAAGACGAGTGTTTGTACTAAAGCCAGTCTGTTTCTGGTAGCTGTTCTCTGCCTCACCTACATCTCACCACTGCTGGTAGCCTACAGGAGCCAAG GTTTCTGGTTAAAAAGAAGCACCTATGAGGAACAGCCGGTTGTGAGGTTCCAGTATGAATCTCTGCTGGTGGCAGCCACCAGTACTCAGGGAGACTACGTCGCCTGGAGCACCTTCCCCCATCTCAACAACATGCTTGGGGCCAACCTTCGCATCCCTGCTGTCTCT GTGAGAGAAGAGGACCAGAACCAGGACGGCAAGTTGGACCGCCTGATTTTTCAACTGCAGCTTCCTCTAAAACCTGAGGAGCAGGTGTACAGTGTTCAGCTGCTGCTCACCTTCAGCTACCAGCTCTTT CGGATGTCCACAGTGGCAATGCAGAGCCTGGCTTATGTGCAGCACTCCTCTTCCGTCCCCGGCGCTAAGCTGCTCATCAGCGGAGATCtgaggctgcagcagaggaCGCCTCTGCCTCACCGCGGACTGTACGACATTTACAAC GTGTCTGTGATCGACGGCTCCAGCCCCTTTGCCAGCGCGTACGAGCTTGACAACATAATAAGGAGCTACCAGGAGAGAAACT TGACCACAGTACTGTCCTGTCCTACGCCAGTCTGGACTGTGGGACGAGCCGCTGGTTCTCCTTTCCAGCTGAACGCAGAGATCCGCTATCCTATGGAGGTCATTAG CTATCGTCCTGGTTTCTGGGAAACCATCAAATTTGCCTGGATCCAGTATGTCAGtgtcctcctcatcttcctctggGTCTTTGAACGCATCCAGAAGTTTGTTTTCCAGAACCAGGTTCTTACTACTGTACCGATCCCAGTTGGAAAACCTCACATGTCATGA